From the Halalkalicoccus sp. CGA53 genome, one window contains:
- a CDS encoding phosphohexomutase domain-containing protein: MNGISFGTDGWRATLEEFTEPRLRRIGQAVATYLDDEGIAGPVAVGYDARESSPEFAEALAETLGEAGRDVLTPERDRPTPLTAFAIVDRDLAGACMITASHNPPEYNGVKFIPDDGAPALPEVTDAIESRLADPEPLPEEEHGSIEEVDFVTSHAEHALELVDHGGVGDLTIAYDAIHGSGRGVTDALLERGGASLTRLRCEDDPTFGGVSPEPTEENLTDLTELVRDGGADLGVANDGDADRIAVVTPDRGPLSANLLYAALYDYLLDSDSGPAVRTVSTTFLVDRIAEAEGEEAIEVPVGFKWVARAMAEHDALIGGEESGGFSIRGHVREKDGVLIALLAAAAHAAEPLDDRVDRLLAEHGEIHQNRVNVECPEDRKAGVLSALVSDVPQEVAGGTVMRVNDADGVKLLLGDGSWLLVRPSGTEPVIRIYAEAESEGRVEELLAGGRSLVTDRL, encoded by the coding sequence ATGAACGGCATCTCGTTCGGCACCGACGGCTGGCGGGCGACGCTCGAGGAGTTCACCGAGCCACGGCTGCGCCGGATCGGACAGGCGGTCGCGACCTACCTCGACGACGAGGGGATAGCGGGGCCGGTCGCGGTCGGCTACGACGCCAGGGAGAGCTCCCCCGAGTTCGCGGAGGCGCTCGCGGAGACGCTCGGCGAGGCCGGCCGCGACGTCCTGACCCCCGAACGCGACCGCCCGACCCCGCTCACCGCGTTCGCGATCGTCGATCGTGACCTGGCCGGGGCGTGTATGATCACCGCCTCGCACAACCCACCGGAGTACAACGGCGTGAAGTTCATCCCCGACGACGGCGCGCCGGCGCTCCCGGAGGTGACTGACGCCATCGAGTCGCGGTTGGCCGATCCGGAGCCGCTTCCCGAGGAGGAGCACGGCTCGATCGAGGAGGTGGACTTCGTCACGTCGCACGCCGAGCACGCTCTGGAGCTGGTCGACCACGGGGGGGTGGGGGACCTCACGATCGCCTACGACGCGATCCACGGCAGCGGACGCGGTGTCACCGACGCGCTGCTCGAACGCGGAGGGGCCTCGCTCACCCGTCTCCGCTGTGAGGACGACCCGACGTTCGGCGGGGTCTCGCCCGAACCGACCGAGGAGAACCTGACCGACCTCACCGAGCTGGTCCGGGATGGAGGGGCGGACCTCGGGGTGGCGAACGACGGCGACGCGGATCGGATCGCGGTCGTCACGCCCGATCGCGGCCCGCTCAGCGCGAACCTGCTCTACGCCGCGCTCTACGACTACCTGCTCGATTCCGACTCCGGACCCGCGGTCAGGACCGTCTCGACGACGTTCCTGGTGGATCGGATCGCCGAGGCCGAGGGGGAAGAGGCGATCGAGGTGCCCGTCGGCTTCAAGTGGGTCGCGCGGGCGATGGCCGAACACGACGCGCTGATCGGCGGCGAGGAGTCCGGCGGGTTCAGCATCAGGGGTCACGTCCGGGAGAAGGACGGCGTGCTGATCGCGCTGCTCGCCGCGGCCGCCCACGCCGCCGAACCGCTCGACGATCGGGTCGACCGACTGCTCGCCGAACACGGTGAGATCCACCAGAACCGGGTGAACGTCGAGTGTCCCGAGGACCGAAAAGCGGGGGTGCTCTCCGCGCTCGTGAGTGACGTCCCCCAGGAGGTTGCGGGCGGGACCGTGATGCGGGTGAACGACGCGGACGGCGTGAAACTCCTGCTCGGTGACGGCTCGTGGCTGCTCGTCAGGCCCAGTGGGACCGAACCCGTGATCCGGATCTACGCCGAGGCCGAGAGCGAAGGGCGCGTCGAGGAGCTGCTCGCCGGGGGCAGGTCGCTCGTCACGGATCGCCTCTGA
- a CDS encoding GIY-YIG nuclease family protein yields MSAHHVYVVECADGSLYTGYTTDVERRIGEHNAGEGAKYTRPRRPVTLRYTESFASRSAAMSREHAIKGLSRAEKERLVEGYRDR; encoded by the coding sequence GTGAGCGCACACCACGTCTACGTCGTCGAGTGCGCCGACGGGAGCCTCTACACCGGCTACACGACGGACGTCGAGCGTCGGATCGGCGAGCACAACGCGGGCGAGGGTGCGAAGTACACCCGTCCCCGGCGGCCGGTCACGCTCAGGTACACCGAGTCGTTCGCCTCGCGGTCGGCGGCGATGAGTCGCGAGCACGCGATCAAAGGGCTCTCGCGGGCGGAGAAGGAGCGGCTCGTCGAGGGGTATCGGGACCGGTAA
- the larB gene encoding nickel pincer cofactor biosynthesis protein LarB, translating to MRDVLRALDRGELSIDEAEARLSGYATGEAGRFDAAREQRRGIPEAILCPGKTTEEVASLATLALETTGRALLTRADADLRDSVRERCSEDHGELDVRTDDRAGAMALSTPEFATPEIDATVGVVSAGTADAAVAGEAAFVARAVGPRIERVDDVGVANLTRVTDELETLRACDVLVVAAGREGALPTVVAGLISAPVIGLPVSTGYGFGGEGEAALLGMLQSCTVLSVVNVDAGFVAGAQAGLIARAVGGGRTPMADEK from the coding sequence ATGCGCGACGTGCTAAGAGCGCTCGACCGGGGCGAGCTGTCGATCGACGAGGCGGAAGCGCGGCTATCGGGCTACGCAACGGGCGAGGCGGGTAGATTCGACGCCGCGCGCGAGCAACGACGCGGCATCCCCGAGGCGATCCTCTGCCCCGGAAAGACGACCGAGGAGGTCGCCTCGCTCGCGACGCTCGCGCTCGAGACGACCGGACGGGCGCTGCTCACGCGGGCCGACGCCGACCTCCGGGACTCGGTCCGCGAGCGCTGTTCGGAGGACCACGGGGAGCTCGACGTTCGGACCGACGACCGGGCGGGTGCGATGGCACTCTCCACGCCGGAGTTCGCCACCCCCGAGATCGACGCAACCGTCGGCGTCGTCTCCGCGGGCACCGCCGACGCCGCCGTCGCGGGCGAGGCCGCGTTCGTCGCCCGGGCGGTGGGGCCCCGGATCGAACGGGTCGACGACGTCGGCGTCGCGAACCTGACGAGGGTGACCGACGAACTGGAGACCCTCAGGGCGTGTGACGTCCTCGTCGTCGCCGCGGGTCGGGAAGGGGCGCTTCCCACGGTGGTCGCCGGACTGATCTCCGCACCCGTGATCGGGCTCCCGGTCTCGACCGGCTACGGCTTCGGCGGCGAGGGCGAGGCCGCGCTCCTCGGGATGCTCCAGTCGTGTACCGTCCTCAGCGTCGTCAACGTGGACGCCGGGTTCGTCGCCGGCGCACAGGCGGGGCTGATCGCGCGGGCGGTCGGCGGTGGGCGGACTCCGATGGCCGACGAAAAGTGA
- a CDS encoding GNAT family N-acetyltransferase, translating into MASEIRVRVAERDDELDVRRVLNAAMLEFDAFGERIRSEDVLVAVETGREERGEDRAVLGALALSGVEIEAIAVRRARRNRGIGRALVESAGERQSSLTAEFDPDVREFYEALGFEIESIGDDRFRGVLRGDP; encoded by the coding sequence ATGGCGTCTGAGATCCGCGTCCGGGTCGCCGAACGGGACGACGAACTCGACGTTCGGCGTGTCCTCAACGCGGCAATGCTCGAGTTCGACGCATTCGGCGAGCGGATCCGGTCGGAGGACGTGCTCGTCGCGGTCGAGACGGGACGAGAGGAGAGGGGCGAAGACCGGGCGGTGCTCGGCGCGCTCGCCCTCTCCGGCGTCGAGATCGAAGCGATCGCGGTCAGGCGCGCTCGTCGGAACCGGGGGATCGGCCGGGCGCTCGTAGAGAGCGCGGGAGAACGCCAGAGCAGCCTCACCGCCGAGTTCGATCCGGACGTGCGGGAGTTCTACGAAGCACTCGGGTTCGAGATCGAGTCGATCGGCGACGATCGGTTCCGGGGAGTCCTCAGAGGCGATCCGTGA
- a CDS encoding Na+/H+ antiporter NhaC family protein, translated as MGANPADPTDEFDAGAGGADLQFYGGRVMSAFPILFFIAWAIVQTALWRVADTTGLTVGILIGLIVGMFFVKGSWTGYANTIFEGMTQPVAVTAVVAWLWAGMFAETLQVGGFVEGLVWLADVSGVGALLFPAITFVLAALLATGIGTGYGTTIAFVVLFFPAGILLGANPVLMFGAILSGAIFGDNLAPVSDTTIVSAVTQDSDIGGVVATRFKYAIVAAAIAFPAYVLASSALPGIDVAGDPAEIIAAAAEPAGLIHLVSMAAVIGTAVAGRHIIEAISWGIIVAVVANLLFGLSTASDILVFRAPADGPLVEPLAFLPILEVVEPGEVGVGGSLLAGIEGFFALAILILFIIAAAQIMIRGGAFDAILEFSFDRLATNVRNAELTMVGSSALINAAITINTAAEIAIGPYISKVGERFNINGYRRANILDANTAALGYIFPWSGGVLVGFEAMQGLPDEFEWFEAGMIVNPVEVFPFVFHGWLLVAVFVVAAATGFGREYVIDRESEEVARV; from the coding sequence ATGGGAGCGAACCCAGCGGATCCGACCGACGAGTTCGACGCCGGGGCCGGGGGGGCGGACCTCCAGTTCTACGGCGGGCGCGTGATGAGCGCGTTCCCGATACTGTTCTTCATCGCCTGGGCGATCGTCCAGACCGCCCTCTGGCGGGTCGCGGACACGACCGGCCTGACGGTCGGGATCCTGATCGGACTCATCGTCGGGATGTTCTTCGTGAAGGGGTCGTGGACGGGCTACGCGAACACGATCTTCGAGGGGATGACCCAGCCGGTGGCCGTGACGGCGGTCGTCGCCTGGCTGTGGGCCGGGATGTTCGCAGAGACGCTCCAGGTGGGCGGGTTCGTCGAGGGGCTCGTCTGGCTCGCCGACGTCTCGGGGGTCGGGGCGCTTCTCTTCCCGGCGATCACGTTCGTGCTGGCGGCACTGCTCGCGACCGGCATCGGGACCGGCTACGGCACGACGATCGCGTTCGTCGTGCTCTTCTTCCCCGCGGGGATCCTCCTCGGGGCGAACCCGGTGCTCATGTTCGGCGCGATCCTCTCGGGGGCGATCTTCGGCGACAACCTCGCGCCGGTCAGCGACACGACGATCGTCAGCGCGGTCACGCAGGACTCGGACATCGGGGGCGTCGTCGCGACCCGGTTCAAGTACGCGATCGTCGCCGCAGCGATCGCGTTCCCGGCGTACGTGCTGGCGAGCAGCGCACTGCCGGGGATCGACGTCGCCGGTGACCCCGCCGAGATCATCGCGGCGGCCGCCGAGCCCGCCGGGCTGATCCACCTCGTCTCGATGGCGGCCGTCATCGGCACCGCGGTGGCGGGCAGACACATCATCGAGGCGATCTCGTGGGGGATCATCGTCGCGGTCGTCGCGAACCTCCTGTTCGGCCTCTCGACCGCGAGCGACATCCTCGTCTTCCGTGCGCCGGCCGACGGGCCACTCGTCGAACCGCTCGCGTTCCTCCCGATCCTCGAGGTCGTCGAACCCGGAGAGGTCGGCGTCGGGGGCAGTCTGCTGGCCGGGATCGAGGGCTTCTTCGCGCTGGCGATCCTCATCCTGTTCATCATCGCAGCGGCCCAGATCATGATCCGCGGCGGTGCGTTCGACGCGATCCTCGAGTTCTCGTTCGATCGGCTGGCGACGAACGTTCGCAACGCCGAACTGACGATGGTCGGCTCCTCGGCGCTGATCAACGCGGCGATCACGATCAACACCGCCGCCGAGATCGCGATCGGCCCGTACATCTCGAAGGTCGGCGAGCGGTTCAACATCAACGGCTACCGTCGGGCGAACATCCTCGACGCCAACACGGCGGCGCTGGGCTACATCTTCCCGTGGTCGGGCGGCGTCCTCGTCGGGTTCGAGGCGATGCAGGGCCTTCCCGACGAGTTCGAGTGGTTCGAGGCCGGCATGATCGTCAACCCGGTCGAGGTGTTCCCCTTCGTCTTCCACGGCTGGCTACTCGTCGCCGTCTTCGTCGTCGCGGCCGCCACCGGCTTCGGCCGCGAGTACGTCATCGACCGCGAGAGCGAGGAGGTGGCCCGCGTATGA
- a CDS encoding response regulator — translation MSVTPLLTRHDRCGPGYGGTEGVVTADVLLVEDDPGIARLVREAFSEVDVDATVRVIDDGTDALSALRSGPRPDLVLLDRDLPGTTGPAILAALDADSAIRRLPIIVLTGSDDDRDVAEAYDRGANAYVTKPEEFEGFVGLVSALDRFWLRYVRIPPDREPPKG, via the coding sequence ATGAGTGTCACTCCCCTCCTCACGAGACATGATCGGTGTGGGCCGGGGTACGGGGGGACGGAGGGGGTCGTGACGGCCGACGTCCTGCTGGTCGAGGACGATCCGGGGATCGCACGGCTCGTCCGCGAGGCGTTCTCGGAGGTCGACGTCGACGCGACCGTGCGGGTGATCGACGACGGCACCGACGCCCTCTCCGCGCTCAGGTCTGGTCCACGCCCCGACCTCGTCCTGCTCGACCGCGACCTCCCCGGGACGACCGGGCCGGCGATCCTCGCCGCGCTCGACGCCGACTCCGCGATCCGTAGGCTCCCCATCATCGTCCTCACCGGCTCCGACGACGACCGCGACGTCGCCGAGGCGTACGACCGCGGTGCGAACGCCTACGTGACGAAACCCGAGGAGTTCGAGGGGTTCGTCGGACTGGTCTCCGCGCTCGACCGGTTCTGGCTCCGGTACGTCAGGATCCCGCCCGACCGCGAGCCCCCGAAGGGTTAA
- the rpiA gene encoding ribose-5-phosphate isomerase RpiA produces the protein MDESQREAAKRTAGERAAEEVSDGDVVGLGTGSTAAHAIGALGERAVSGLDVVGVPTSYQSADLAREAGIPVRTLDDVGVDIAIDGADQIAGTNAIKGGGGSHAREKVVDASADRLLYVIDPTKKAEVLDRPVPVEVLPMARSPVAEAITDLGGEPELRSATGKSGPVVTDNGNLLLDCEFGSIREPEGLADSLASIPGVVEHGLFCGLADAVVVGGEPESGEATLRSLS, from the coding sequence ATGGACGAGTCCCAGCGGGAGGCGGCGAAACGGACGGCGGGCGAGCGGGCGGCCGAAGAGGTCTCCGATGGGGACGTCGTCGGCCTCGGGACCGGCTCGACCGCCGCTCACGCGATCGGTGCGCTGGGCGAGCGGGCCGTCTCCGGCCTGGATGTCGTCGGCGTCCCGACCTCGTACCAGTCGGCCGACCTGGCCCGCGAGGCGGGAATCCCGGTGAGAACGCTCGACGACGTGGGTGTGGACATCGCCATCGACGGAGCGGATCAGATCGCCGGAACGAACGCGATCAAGGGCGGTGGCGGCTCACACGCCCGGGAGAAGGTCGTCGACGCGAGCGCGGATCGCCTGCTCTACGTGATCGACCCGACGAAGAAGGCCGAGGTCCTCGACCGCCCCGTTCCGGTCGAGGTACTCCCGATGGCCCGCAGCCCGGTCGCGGAGGCCATCACGGACCTCGGCGGCGAGCCCGAACTCCGCTCCGCGACGGGGAAGAGCGGCCCGGTCGTGACCGACAACGGAAACCTGCTGCTCGACTGCGAGTTCGGGTCGATTCGCGAACCGGAGGGGCTCGCGGACTCGCTCGCTTCCATCCCCGGCGTGGTCGAACACGGGCTGTTCTGCGGGCTCGCCGACGCCGTCGTCGTCGGTGGCGAACCCGAGTCCGGGGAGGCGACGCTCAGATCCCTCTCCTGA
- a CDS encoding DUF1931 family protein: MADLIVKAAVKEALDDKNVASDFYDALDEEVAELLEKAANRAEQNDRKTVQPRDL; this comes from the coding sequence ATGGCAGATCTGATCGTCAAAGCCGCCGTGAAAGAAGCGCTCGATGACAAGAACGTCGCCTCCGACTTCTACGACGCCCTCGACGAGGAGGTCGCGGAGCTCCTCGAGAAGGCAGCGAACCGGGCCGAGCAGAACGACCGGAAGACGGTCCAGCCCCGCGACCTGTAA
- a CDS encoding SHOCT domain-containing protein, with protein MATADSVLRVVLLVLLVVVLTPVLMMLLFAPMMGTGGWGHMWGSGGATGGTWMVTLMWLFPLLLLLGLGYLIYSVLSTSERSDRAIEELRVAYARGDLSSEEFEEREERLREGR; from the coding sequence ATGGCTACAGCCGATTCGGTCCTCCGCGTGGTATTGCTCGTCCTTCTCGTGGTGGTGCTGACACCCGTACTGATGATGTTACTGTTCGCACCGATGATGGGGACGGGCGGGTGGGGGCACATGTGGGGTAGCGGGGGTGCTACAGGTGGGACGTGGATGGTGACCCTGATGTGGTTGTTCCCGTTGCTCTTGCTGCTCGGATTGGGATACTTGATCTACTCGGTACTCTCTACGTCCGAACGATCCGACCGGGCCATCGAAGAGCTTCGAGTTGCGTATGCACGGGGAGACCTCTCGAGCGAGGAGTTCGAGGAGCGAGAAGAGCGACTCCGAGAAGGGAGGTGA
- a CDS encoding ORC1-type DNA replication protein: MAPDPEEGMLSWDETVFRNERVFEIDYLPETFEHRESQTQSLTYAIRPAVRGSRPLNALVQGPPGTGKTTAVLKLFDQLTAETTVRTVHVNCQVDSTRYAVFSRLFEGLFEYEPPTSGVSFKKLFGQIADRLVDEDEVLVVALDDVNYLFYENEASDTLYSILRSHETHPGTRLGVIAISSDPSLDAIDELDPRVQSVFRPEEVYFPVYDVTEIADILRERTRRGFHDGVIDGETLDRVAELTAESGDLRVGIDLLRRAGMQAEMRASKTVDLEDVEAAYEQSKYVHLSRSLRGLTESERALVSVIADHDGERAGTVYEAFADETDLGYTRYSEIVNKLDQLGIIETEYAPVEGRGRSRALSLAYDREAVLDRLE; the protein is encoded by the coding sequence ATGGCCCCGGACCCCGAGGAGGGGATGCTCTCGTGGGACGAGACGGTGTTTCGGAACGAACGCGTCTTCGAGATCGACTACCTCCCCGAGACGTTCGAACACCGCGAGAGCCAGACCCAGAGTCTCACGTACGCGATCCGACCGGCGGTCCGGGGCTCGCGGCCGCTCAACGCGCTCGTTCAGGGGCCGCCGGGGACCGGCAAGACGACGGCCGTGCTCAAGCTGTTCGACCAGCTCACCGCCGAGACCACGGTTCGAACCGTCCACGTCAACTGCCAGGTCGACTCGACGCGGTACGCCGTCTTCTCGCGGCTGTTCGAGGGGCTGTTCGAGTACGAACCGCCGACCAGCGGCGTCTCGTTCAAGAAGCTGTTCGGACAGATCGCCGACCGGCTCGTCGACGAAGACGAGGTCCTGGTGGTCGCGCTCGACGACGTGAACTACCTCTTCTACGAGAACGAGGCCAGCGACACGCTCTACTCGATCCTGCGCTCTCACGAGACCCATCCGGGGACCAGACTCGGCGTGATCGCCATCTCCTCCGATCCGAGCCTCGACGCGATCGACGAACTCGACCCGCGGGTACAGTCCGTCTTCCGGCCAGAGGAGGTCTACTTCCCGGTCTACGACGTCACGGAGATCGCCGACATCCTCCGCGAACGCACCCGCCGGGGCTTTCACGACGGCGTGATCGACGGCGAAACGCTCGACCGCGTCGCCGAACTCACCGCCGAGAGCGGCGACCTGCGTGTGGGTATCGACCTCCTCCGGCGGGCGGGGATGCAGGCGGAGATGCGCGCCTCGAAGACGGTCGACCTCGAGGACGTGGAGGCGGCCTACGAGCAGTCGAAGTACGTCCACCTCTCGCGCAGCCTCCGAGGGTTGACGGAGAGCGAACGCGCGCTCGTCTCGGTGATCGCCGACCACGACGGCGAGCGCGCCGGAACCGTCTACGAGGCGTTCGCCGACGAGACCGACCTCGGCTACACCCGCTACTCGGAGATCGTGAACAAGCTCGATCAGCTCGGGATCATCGAGACCGAGTACGCCCCGGTCGAGGGTCGCGGCCGCTCGCGTGCGCTCTCGCTGGCCTACGACCGCGAGGCGGTGCTCGACCGGCTGGAGTGA
- a CDS encoding heavy metal translocating P-type ATPase, translating into MPADSAPDHHARSETSRSRTSHERKPTDHNCPCCRVCGLTTERADPSPGTSDRDEHREGEDENHAHDRSGHGHEGHDHGDGGNGDGGHDHGVHVDHSDHEEMFKRRFFVCLFLSFPVLYYSAMLQEWFGYSAIPFPGSEFVGPVFGTVVFVYGGIPFLRMGAIEARNREPGMMLLISLAITVAFVYSVAAVTLEIGEPFFWELVTLVVIFLLGHWIEMRSVRRASGALDELAELMPDTAERVTEDGDTETVRVENLAEDDLVLVRPGANVPADGVVEQGESNVTEAMITGESRPIKKAPGDEVIGGTTNRDGSLRVRVTATGEETTLSGIVRLVEEAQRSKSRTQVLADRAAGWLFYAAIAVAAVTAVAWTVAVGFGLPVIERVVTVLVIACPHALGLAVPLVVAINTSMAANNGMLIRDRIAMEEARNLDTIVFDKTGTLTRGEQGVVDIATIDDWDEDELLALMAAVEGDSEHMIAEAIREAARDRGLTVPGVREFEAIEGRGVRATVELEAAVPPGGDGESVQNGETIHVGGPNLLRYLDVELDDDLTTFADEAGSRGQGVVYLLRSGAAVGAVALADVVRDESHEAIEALHGMDVEVAMLTGDSEDVARAVSEELGIDTYFAEVLPDDKDEKIVELQKQGKLVAMVGDGVNDAPALTRADVGIAIGSGTDVAVESADVVLVENDPRDVAHLVRLSRKSYRKMQENLVWAAGYNVFALPLAAGILAPIGVLLSPAVGAVLMSVSTVVVAINAQLLRRADLSS; encoded by the coding sequence GTGCCGGCTGACTCCGCACCCGATCACCACGCTCGTTCCGAAACCAGTCGCTCGCGTACCTCTCACGAGAGAAAGCCGACCGACCACAACTGCCCCTGCTGTCGGGTCTGTGGACTGACCACCGAGAGGGCCGACCCGTCTCCAGGAACGTCGGATCGAGACGAACATCGGGAGGGAGAGGACGAGAACCACGCACACGACCGTTCCGGTCACGGCCACGAAGGCCACGACCACGGAGACGGAGGGAACGGGGACGGCGGTCACGACCACGGGGTACATGTCGATCACTCCGACCACGAGGAGATGTTCAAACGGCGTTTTTTCGTCTGTTTATTCCTCTCGTTCCCGGTTCTCTACTACAGCGCGATGCTCCAGGAGTGGTTCGGATACAGCGCGATACCGTTCCCTGGAAGCGAGTTCGTCGGACCGGTTTTCGGAACGGTCGTCTTCGTCTACGGGGGAATCCCGTTCCTCCGAATGGGTGCGATCGAGGCACGGAACCGCGAGCCCGGGATGATGCTATTGATCTCACTCGCCATCACGGTCGCCTTCGTCTACAGCGTCGCGGCGGTCACGTTGGAGATCGGGGAACCGTTCTTCTGGGAACTGGTGACACTGGTCGTCATCTTCCTTCTCGGCCACTGGATCGAGATGCGAAGCGTTCGACGGGCGTCGGGTGCTCTCGACGAACTGGCCGAGCTGATGCCCGATACGGCCGAGCGCGTTACGGAAGACGGCGACACGGAGACGGTCCGTGTCGAAAATCTGGCGGAAGACGACCTCGTGCTCGTTCGCCCGGGCGCAAACGTCCCCGCCGACGGTGTCGTCGAGCAGGGAGAGTCGAACGTCACCGAGGCGATGATAACCGGGGAATCACGGCCGATCAAGAAAGCGCCCGGAGACGAAGTGATCGGAGGGACGACCAACCGCGACGGAAGCCTTCGGGTCCGCGTCACTGCGACCGGAGAAGAAACGACCCTGTCGGGGATCGTGCGGCTGGTCGAAGAAGCACAGCGGAGTAAGTCCCGGACCCAGGTGCTCGCGGACCGGGCGGCGGGATGGTTGTTTTACGCGGCGATAGCGGTGGCAGCCGTTACCGCAGTGGCCTGGACGGTCGCCGTCGGGTTCGGGCTGCCGGTCATCGAACGAGTCGTAACCGTACTGGTGATCGCCTGTCCACACGCGCTCGGCCTCGCCGTCCCGCTGGTGGTCGCGATCAACACCTCGATGGCGGCGAACAACGGTATGCTCATCCGCGATCGAATCGCGATGGAAGAAGCTCGCAACCTGGACACCATCGTCTTCGATAAGACGGGAACCCTCACGAGAGGCGAACAGGGTGTCGTCGATATCGCTACGATCGATGACTGGGACGAAGACGAACTGCTGGCGCTGATGGCTGCTGTCGAGGGTGACTCCGAACACATGATCGCGGAGGCGATACGCGAAGCGGCTCGTGATCGGGGGCTGACCGTGCCTGGCGTACGGGAGTTCGAGGCGATCGAAGGGCGAGGCGTCCGTGCGACTGTCGAACTGGAAGCCGCTGTACCTCCCGGCGGAGACGGCGAGAGCGTCCAGAACGGTGAGACGATCCACGTTGGTGGCCCGAACCTCCTCCGCTACCTCGACGTCGAACTGGATGACGATCTCACCACGTTCGCCGACGAGGCTGGTTCCCGTGGCCAGGGCGTCGTCTACCTCCTTCGAAGCGGAGCGGCAGTGGGTGCAGTTGCGCTTGCGGACGTGGTCCGTGACGAGAGTCACGAAGCGATCGAAGCGCTCCACGGGATGGACGTCGAAGTCGCGATGTTGACCGGGGACTCCGAGGACGTCGCCCGTGCCGTCTCGGAGGAACTCGGTATCGACACCTACTTCGCCGAGGTCCTTCCGGACGACAAGGACGAGAAGATCGTCGAACTCCAGAAGCAGGGGAAGCTCGTGGCGATGGTGGGCGACGGAGTGAACGACGCACCAGCGCTGACGCGAGCCGACGTCGGAATCGCAATCGGCTCGGGGACCGACGTCGCAGTCGAATCGGCGGACGTCGTTCTCGTCGAGAACGATCCACGGGACGTGGCACATCTCGTCCGCCTGAGCCGGAAGAGCTACCGAAAGATGCAGGAGAACCTCGTCTGGGCAGCCGGCTACAACGTGTTCGCACTGCCGCTTGCAGCGGGAATCCTGGCACCGATCGGCGTTCTGCTCTCACCAGCGGTCGGTGCCGTTCTCATGTCCGTGAGTACGGTTGTCGTCGCGATCAACGCACAGCTCCTTCGCCGCGCGGATCTCTCGTCCTGA
- a CDS encoding NADPH-dependent FMN reductase, whose translation MSRRPKVVAISGSLREGSYTTLALTHALAAAERAGAETELIDPREWDLPLFDPDEREVGDAERLKTTVREADALLLGTPVYHGTISSALKNVLDYCGFEEFEETTVGLLATAGGGGYGRTLEHLRTSVRTIHGWSLPHEVGIRKAYDQFDDDGEFVDPELEARVAKLGRMTVEYAFIEPTPVIERATVDD comes from the coding sequence ATGAGCAGACGCCCGAAAGTCGTCGCCATCTCCGGTAGCCTCCGCGAGGGGAGCTACACCACGCTGGCGCTTACCCACGCGCTCGCAGCGGCCGAGCGGGCCGGTGCGGAGACCGAACTGATAGACCCGCGCGAGTGGGACCTCCCACTCTTCGATCCGGACGAACGGGAGGTCGGTGACGCCGAACGCCTGAAAACCACCGTGAGGGAGGCCGACGCGCTCCTGCTCGGGACGCCCGTCTACCACGGGACGATCTCCTCGGCGCTGAAGAACGTCCTCGACTACTGTGGGTTCGAGGAGTTCGAGGAGACCACTGTGGGGCTGCTCGCGACCGCGGGCGGCGGGGGTTACGGCCGCACGCTCGAACACCTCCGGACGAGCGTCCGGACGATCCACGGCTGGTCTCTCCCCCACGAGGTGGGGATTCGAAAGGCGTACGACCAGTTCGACGACGACGGCGAGTTCGTCGACCCGGAACTGGAGGCGAGGGTCGCGAAACTCGGTCGGATGACCGTCGAGTACGCGTTCATCGAGCCGACGCCGGTCATCGAACGGGCGACCGTCGACGACTGA
- the samp2 gene encoding ubiquitin-like small modifier protein SAMP2, with the protein MDVTVEVVGGGTHALSLPEPTYGDLLAAVGLSPHEATVLVEGRPVPEDDRVATDRVQVLRLVKGG; encoded by the coding sequence ATGGACGTCACCGTCGAGGTCGTCGGCGGCGGGACCCACGCCCTCTCGCTCCCCGAACCGACCTACGGCGACCTGCTCGCCGCGGTGGGACTGAGCCCGCACGAGGCGACGGTGCTGGTCGAGGGGCGTCCGGTCCCGGAGGACGACCGCGTCGCGACCGACCGCGTGCAGGTCCTCAGACTGGTCAAGGGCGGGTAG
- a CDS encoding DUF7563 family protein — MPTCDHCDAHVSERFARVFSDQSGRIFACPNCSANAGIAEVAKLRARQA, encoded by the coding sequence ATGCCTACCTGTGACCACTGCGATGCGCACGTCTCCGAGCGGTTCGCACGGGTGTTCTCCGACCAGAGCGGTCGGATATTCGCGTGCCCGAACTGTTCGGCAAACGCGGGGATCGCCGAAGTGGCGAAGCTTCGTGCGCGCCAGGCGTAA